Within the Setaria viridis chromosome 3, Setaria_viridis_v4.0, whole genome shotgun sequence genome, the region CATATGGTGTGCAATATTTGAGCAATGCATTATATGTACTAGGCCATCAACCCATGCTCGCACATGTACTTATAATTTTGAAAGACATGAGTACTATAAATTCATAAAAACTTACAACTCATAGCTAATAATAAAAAATTGCGTACCTTacatgctctctctctctcacacacacgtGTTAAACGTTCTAACACAATACTCAAATAGATGCATGCTTACCTTTATCAGTTTATTGTGTTAAACGTTCTAACACAATACTCAAATAGATGCATGCTTACCTTTATCAGTTTATTAGGTTGTTATAGACTTTAGTTAgcaattattttatattttttcattCACATTCATATTTTTATTGTACTTTTGCATCACACTTCAATATGTGTTTGACATGTATTTAATTGAACCCTTAGTTTAAGCTATGTGTTTAACATTAAAACCAGTATTCTAGTTATTTTTCTCCATAAATATATACATTGTCTGGTTAAACGCACCATGTATACATACCTTGAGTTAGTATTTTCTATATTAACGATGTGAGAAAGAGCCAAATAGGTAATTTGGAATAATATATTGTTATATTTTAGAATTTTATTATAATGACAAATATATgtagtttttcttttgaaaaacttaGTACATGCTCAGGCGCTcacatacatgcatgcacactCACTCATATGAATACATGCACACAAAACTAACCTTATGAGCACCTCCGGGTTAATTTAGATGCCAATTTAAGAGTTTGTTTATGGTGTTTTTTATATGACAAGTGTAGATGATTTTAGATGAAatattaggggttactttagatttcTCTTTACAATGGTGCATATtagtaatttagatgaagattggTGGGTTACATTGGGCTATATTTGATAATGGCAAGGGTGGATAATTTAGATTTAGATTAGTGCATTAGTTTAcattattttcataatgatagagGTGTGTAAATTtgaaaaaacaaaatatatcCAATAACTACAATGATTAGAGTCTACTGGATTAGTAGCTGAATGTGTCTCTTTTTGTGAGAAATTCTTGTTTTATGTTTTTTATAGTGCATCTAACATTAACATAGAGATTTTAAAAGAAGCCTGCATTAATAACAGTAAGAATCAAGTGCTGCACGAGGTGCTATGAGGAGTCGGGTTTGGCTCAATGTCAAATTATTGGAATGGAAATTCCAGGGGGTGGTAAGGGACCTGGACTTAATACGTTTTAACTATCTTGTCATGGATGTAATGAAACATCAAACCTTGTATTTGAACACGTTGGTATCACATTACATCATTTTAGACGACAGAGTCAAAGCAAAGCACACGGGTACACTCATGGCCTGTTCCATCACACTGGCACACAACACTTATTTCGATAACAAAGTACGAGATCGTGCAATTGAATGAAACCCACACAAATCCAGCTCCTAGGCATACACAACCGTATGCTCAAGAACACTCGATGCATAATAAAAAGCACACGCCCACCCAGATGCACCTTCAGAATGGCACACAACCACCACACACGCACGAACACAAGCCAAGGGATGTTGCACCCTGCTCAAAATGAATGTTGGTGATGTCTGAGCCCTCAATGAATTTTTAGAACTTCTCTATTTTTCTATAATATCCACCTAGGACCCTAGTTAGTTTCATGTGGAGGCTTTAAAAGAAATCTTCAATTAGTAACAGTATAAGATAAGATGAGTCCTGCTGAGCCTGATGCAGTGCAAGTTGCGAAGCCTACCCAACATAACAAGGTACGGCTTAGGGTTATCTTGGAAAGTTGATGAAGCTTTTTAATCCACTCGGGTAGTCCACTTATGTTGGCATTGATGCTAAGGCTTTGAAGAGATTTTGATGGTTGGTCTTTCATGTTCATGCGCAGCCACATCACGAGCCAGTTTTGATACGGACTGACGAAGATCATAGGTGTTCATTTTGCATCCCAATTACTCGAAGAAAAGGGGCGAGAAGAGGCTCGTCGCTGCTGATAACAACACCCAGTTTATTTAATCGCTCCAGCCGGCCAAGGCCATGCAACATGGCGAACTCAAGCTCACCGTCACTCTGGGAATCTTCAACATGGGACAAATTTTTGTAGTTTTATCGTAGGAATGATGACTCAAGATGTGATACGAGAGCTCAACCTGTAATTCCGTGTTCGTAACTTCATAAGTTACAACTACTGCGTACAAATTTTTCTCAAGCCTTGTTCATATATAAATATTCGGGTGCTAGAGATCGGTAGTACAGCACCACCCCTGCCTTAATTTACAGGGAGGCCATCAGTGGGGTTCAGTGGGCATGCGGCACGTGCGCGTTGGGGAGTTGCGCCTCGGCCTGCTGCACGACGACGGCGATGTTGAGGACGTTGTCAACGACGCGGAAGACGTTCTTCTGCACGGCGGCGAAGGGCGACGGGATGTCCGGGAAGTCCTCGAAGGCGGTGTCGCAGTCGCTGGCGCTCGTGAGGGCGTCCGACACCTTGCTGTTGAAGCCGACGAACTGGGTGCCCTGCGCCTCGATGAGCGCCCGCGTCTCCTCCAGCGACTGCGCCACGTCGTCGTAGCCCTTGCGGCAGGTGGAGATGATGGACACCATCGGCCCGCCCTCGTGCGACCTCGCCCCGTACGCCTCCACCCGGGCCTTGGCCTCCTTCGCCTtctgcgccgccacccgcatcgacgccagcagcagctgccggGGCGTCGACACCCCGGGGAGCTTCGCCAGGCCTCGGCAGATCGCCTTGAAGCGCACCTGGTCGCATGTCCGCTGGCACGCGTCCGGGCCGATCAGCAGGCGGACCCCGGACCTGTTCATGGGCTTGTCTTCGTCGAAGACGGACCGGACCATGCGGCcctcgacggcggccgcggaggcgagaaggaggaggagggaggcgaggaTGAACCGATCCATGGTGTGTGCCGTGCTCGTCTCTCTTATTGATGACCGCCCTCGGTGGTTTATTCGGAGGTGTCGAGGGCGGCCTGAGAAGGTGAGAAACAGGGAACACGAAGGCTGAGAAGGTACAGGTTGATGGTTCTGCCTCCGGACGGGATCTGGTTTATATAGGAGAGGCGAGTGGAGGGGGGCACGGCTTGGCCATGGCTTCATTTCCTTGGTTCTGGTGGTTCCGCGCCATGGTCGCACCTTGGTTTTAGGCTCCCCCTAAACATAGCTTGTGTTGCCAACCTGCCATTTGCTTCGTTCTGTGCATGCCAACGATCGATCCGTTGAAGTATTCAAGCCTACGGAGCTAGCCTGATATCCTCTGAACGTGCCTTCAAGCCTTGGCACAAGAATCTCGTCAACCTTACACAAAAATGGTAATT harbors:
- the LOC117847060 gene encoding uncharacterized protein; the protein is MKPWPSRAPLHSPLLYKPDPVRRQNHQPVPSQPSCSLFLTFSGRPRHLRINHRGRSSIRETSTAHTMDRFILASLLLLLASAAAVEGRMVRSVFDEDKPMNRSGVRLLIGPDACQRTCDQVRFKAICRGLAKLPGVSTPRQLLLASMRVAAQKAKEAKARVEAYGARSHEGGPMVSIISTCRKGYDDVAQSLEETRALIEAQGTQFVGFNSKVSDALTSASDCDTAFEDFPDIPSPFAAVQKNVFRVVDNVLNIAVVVQQAEAQLPNAHVPHAH